The sequence below is a genomic window from Macadamia integrifolia cultivar HAES 741 chromosome 1, SCU_Mint_v3, whole genome shotgun sequence.
TAACCAAAATTTCTAATGGTAAATTTCACCTTTCAGCATTGTTCTTATTTAAGTATCCTCTCCACAAACAGATTTTACCCATACAACAAACCTCTGATAAATTTAGCTTTAATCATTCTCCCCCTTCACTGGATCAGAGCTCACAATAGGAAGGTTCCTTCTGTATTGGGGGGATGTCAGCCTCCTTTCCAAAGGTGTCTTGCGCTTACTGACAACAAACCTGTTTACCCCTTTCCGCATCGGCATTATCTCAGGGAAGTCTTCATCAGGGATATTGCTCAACTCTGAAATGTCTTTTATCTGAGCAACCCGCCGAAACCATCTCTGTTCCTTGGCCTCCTGAGACATATCCAAGGGATCTGGTTCCTTCACTGCTGATCCCTCCAAGCTCTCGCCTGAAAATCCCCTATTCCAACTCTCCCTCCGATTCTCAAGGTTCTGAGGCTGCTGGGACGAATTCCCTATGGCATCTCCTGTACTCCCCTTCCAGGAGGATCCACTACTCCAACTTCCCCTGCTATTAGTCTGCAAATTATCAGATACTGGAGTAGAATATCCCATGGTTGGTGACCCCATACCCCCTTTCCAAGATGATCCACTGTTCCAACTCTCCCCACTATTAGTCTGTAGATTATCAGTTCTGGGGGTAAATCTTCCCATAGTTGATGCGCCATAACCTGCACTTTCTGCACTGCCCCTCCGAGAAGATCCACTATTCCAACCCTCTCCACTACTATTCTGTAGATACTCAGGTCCTTGGGCAGAACTTGCCATGGGTGGAACCCTATAAACAGCACTGCTATTGTTTTCACCATAGCTATTTTCAGCTTTGGTAGTGTTCCCGCTCTCGCAACTGGTATGCTGATTCTCCGACCGTTGAACCGAAATACTGGAAGCCCTCCAATCAGAAACAATACCCGCAGATGACTTCTCCAGCACATTTGGAATGCTTTCAGCTGTTCCAGCAAAAGAAGTCTCGTTCACAGCTTTCTCTGTTGAAGGTTCTTTTTCTGGCTGTTTATCCTTCTTAGCAAAATAGTCTGGTGGAAAGGGAACAAAAGGTACAAAGTTGGTATTGCTTGATTGTTCCACGGCCATGCGTCTCTTGTACAAGGGTGAGGTCAATGATCGGTCCTTCTTCTTGTTAATTACAAATCGGTTCTCCCCTTTGCGCATTGGCATGATTTCTGGGAAGTCCTCATCTGATATTGCACTTGAGAGATCTGTAACATCATGTAGCTCTGCAACTTTTTTAAACCACCTCTCTGATTTTTCAGCCTGATCTTTATCTTCTTTGCCCTCAGTCTGGTTTAGGGGCTTTTCTGAGAGACGCAAACCATCACTTGATTTACCAGATTCAGCACTCCCAGAAGAAGATCCTGTTGGGTCGCTTGTACTGCCAGCAAGTGAATCATAGTTTCCTACCACTTGTTCACCTCCTGTCTCTGATTTCTGAGGTTTAGCAAACATATCTGCAGGTAATGGCACAAAAGGAACATAGCCGGAGTTGTTTCGTTCAGAATGTCCATACTGTGGAGAAGCCAAACTTGAGAATGAGGACCTCTCGGTTCCGGTTATTTCTCCAATAGCTCCTTTATTACTACCAGTCTGTGAATGAGCTGAAGAGCGGCCAAGAATCCTGTCCAAACTCTGACTAACTGATGCCTCCTGAGTCTTGCTCTGATTTACCTCACCTCCATCCCCTGCCCGAAGATCATTCTCGACAGTTGTGCCATCATTGCCCAAATTTCTTCGGTATTGCGCATTAGCCAACCTTTGTTCTAGGGGTGTCTTTCTTGTGCTGACAACAAATCTATTGACTCCTTTCCGCAAAGGCATGATTTCCGGAAAATCTTCATCAGCTGCAGCACTGCTCAAGTCAGAATCCTTGTCCAGTTGAGAGATTTTACTAAACCACCTCTCTGCCTTTTCATCATTTTCACCAAGCCATCTATCAATATCAACCTTCTTTAAGTTACTTCCATTGCTGTAACCTAAAACAGACCTTGGTGTCATGGCACCATATGTGGCCTCTCCAGGTCGCTTGCAATCGCACCTTAAGCATACTGAATTTCTCCCATAATTGAAGAAATCACATCTGAGAAAAGTGTCTATATACTGTtaagaatcaagaaaaaaatataattcagCAATTTAAGACAAGGGAAATAAGTTAAAAATAGCTTACTGAGGGCACTCCCATTCTCCACCAGTCAGCTGTCTCTTGGGCCGTAACTCATTGCATTCTAGGCATTTCATGTTCCTTGCGAAGTTCATGAACCTGCACCTGCCCAAGAAAAAAGATGCAATGATGCCAATACTCAAAGAGAATATGATGAGGTCATTCATGagttaaaatttggaaaattataATTTGAATATGAGAAACAGAAAACAGGAGATAAAGAAATCTTTCTTCAGATTATCAAGGGTAGTTTACACTTTGAccccctttttctctttgaCAATTAGACAAGCACCCACACTTACTTTGGCATTACGCCCAACTCTCCGAGCTTTCACTAAGGTATCAAATATAttcatctattttctgcttTGGATTTCAATTCTGTTCCTTCGATATTGGCTTTTCTATACTCATTCAGATTGCTGGAATTCATACcatctgattttgattctgGCTTCAGAAAACACTTATTGGCAACGTTCTAATCAATATTCTGATCTCGATATCAGAATCTGCTGCATAGATTCCGTAGCCTGCTCCAAGTAGGATTCGATTATTgttatttgaactttgaaggcATTATCCtatatttgatatatatatatatatatatactggtCTGTTATGTCTAAGTTTAACATCACAGATTGATTTCCCATTGATCATATTAAATCTATATTCTGTCAGTTACTTGATTCACAGTTTGAATGGTTTTGGCCTGTCCCAGTTCACACTAAGAGTTGTCCACAGCAGCAGATCTGACTATTGGATCTCGCTGAGTTTTTCACCATTGACTCTAGCCAACCAAGGAGACACTCCACCAGATTTGTACGCTGATCTATTGTGTTGATTTGATTATGTGTGTTCTCTTAATTCTGGAAAATTACACTTTGTTATCAGTCCTGTTTTGGTACTGGTTTTTATCTTTAATTCAGAACAACGTCAAGAAGCTACGGCCCTAGTGCAATGCCGCCTATTAATTTAGACCAGAGTGCCCAACTCAACTGAGCCttctcccaactaaatggggttagcAACATAGATCCataccctccaatcagctctattcaaagtaatacttgatacaaggcctaagctatagAAGATCTCCTTTAAGATCAAACAAGTCCATCGAAATGAGTGACTGTATGTGTGATAGCATCTACTATACTACTATATCAGGAAATATCAATGAACCCAATTATTGCAATTGCTCAGGATACCCTTTTTTAGCTTCTAGGGTCTCTTTCTTAGTTCAAGATCCCTCTAACTGCGTTTGTCTTCCTCAGTTCTCCCAGAGTCATATATTAGGTCTGCCCCTGGCAACACAAAATAGTGCGAGCCGTTAATCCTAATGGGAATATGCAAATATCATTTTGGTTAATGTTGTCATATGAGGCTCAAGCTAAAACCACATCAGAACCCATCCACGTGGTCCAGATAATGATGGGCCCCTATCAGAACAGAGTTTTGTAAATTCATTTAGCGCAGACCCACTGTCAAACGTAATGACACATAACTTTGTTCCAGTAAAGCTTCACAGCATCCGATATGTTGTCAAGACAACAATGAAATTATGATCATTGGCTCATTGCATAAATCATGACaggaaaaacaaaggaaaatgcTAGCGCATTGGCAATATGCATATCATCCTACGtccaccaaaagaaaagaaaaagagaaggtttGTGATGATTTTTAAATCTTTTCCACTAGGAAATCTATTACCCTTATGCATGAAGATAATCAATTCGGTCGTTGTGATCGAACTCTATTATGGATTTCCAACCACATTATACATAGGGCActctcatctcttctttctccGATCTTAAAGATTTCATTTCAATTGGAATTTGGTTATTCACGATGTATGATGATCCCTGTTAAGCATCCATGGCTGAAGTCCAACTCATAATTGGTAATTCGTAGGCTAAAACCTAATTTCTGGTGGcctacccccaaaaaaaaaaaattccaaaacccACTTTCCAACTCTCTAATATCCTAGACTGAAAACTCAGGCTTCACTCTCTTACCATGGGATTTCTGGATCATAAACCCTAGCTTTTCAGTTACTGCATTTTCTGTGCAAGGATATAATACATTTTCGCAGAGTCATAGACCTACAAGACTTCACCATTGTCCTTCACCAATTCATCTAGATACtgccccccctccccccccgaCCTNNNNNNNNNNNNNNNNNNNNtttttttttttttttttttgggtcaaaaagGCACAGACAATGTAAGCCTGAATATGTCCATACTAGTCCAACTTATTGTTATCTATGCAGCTCTACCACTAGAGAGCAACGTCCTCATGTTGAAGATTTGAGAACAGGTGTTTCAAATAAACAAATACATCCGAAAATCCAAGTATTTACGTAATACAGAAGTATTAGGCATCTGAAGCAACAGCAGCCATTTCATGCACTAAAACTTGGTGTCAAGAATACAGAGCACTGAtagaagaaaagcaaaaaaaaaaaaaaaaaaaaaagaaaacacaaatTCAATTATGCTATTAGATACAAAAAAGATCAATGAATAAGATGAAAACTGACAAggtgaacaaaaaaataagacttACTTGGAGCAAATCCAGTCACCTC
It includes:
- the LOC122084196 gene encoding zinc finger protein VAR3, chloroplastic-like, which encodes MVDLMRFLLSYACNHLVVSERISLSNKEMVESSVRNLLSELADASIADHGMSLSGSISNQPTDGYGQTPKPIAPNIEMKRGDWICSKCRFMNFARNMKCLECNELRPKRQLTGGEWECPQCDFFNYGRNSVCLRCDCKRPGEATYGAMTPRSVLGYSNGSNLKKVDIDRWLGENDEKAERWFSKISQLDKDSDLSSAAADEDFPEIMPLRKGVNRFVVSTRKTPLEQRLANAQYRRNLGNDGTTVENDLRAGDGGEVNQSKTQEASVSQSLDRILGRSSAHSQTGSNKGAIGEITGTERSSFSSLASPQYGHSERNNSGYVPFVPLPADMFAKPQKSETGGEQVVGNYDSLAGSTSDPTGSSSGSAESGKSSDGLRLSEKPLNQTEGKEDKDQAEKSERWFKKVAELHDVTDLSSAISDEDFPEIMPMRKGENRFVINKKKDRSLTSPLYKRRMAVEQSSNTNFVPFVPFPPDYFAKKDKQPEKEPSTEKAVNETSFAGTAESIPNVLEKSSAGIVSDWRASSISVQRSENQHTSCESGNTTKAENSYGENNSSAVYRVPPMASSAQGPEYLQNSSGEGWNSGSSRRGSAESAGYGASTMGRFTPRTDNLQTNSGESWNSGSSWKGGMGSPTMGYSTPVSDNLQTNSRGSWSSGSSWKGSTGDAIGNSSQQPQNLENRRESWNRGFSGESLEGSAVKEPDPLDMSQEAKEQRWFRRVAQIKDISELSNIPDEDFPEIMPMRKGVNRFVVSKRKTPLERRLTSPQYRRNLPIVSSDPVKGEND